A genomic segment from Takifugu rubripes chromosome 20, fTakRub1.2, whole genome shotgun sequence encodes:
- the LOC115247229 gene encoding fibronectin type III domain-containing protein 7-like, with protein MKMLIVFVFLSICSQVAVTSGIQASIFSATSKSVIIRWTRVPGASSYKITVATQSSPNIPVAFVTFGPNTVMGSVNSLSPGVEYTFEIEALDNSQAPLTSGSLISSSAPAVMDPIQSVKLKNSRTLMVDFNLKSGASQYIIRVQNGNGFFREDRVSSSPAEIQSLVPYTEYTLSIMAVNSGGRSQPSAPVTAKTVLPPIEITSSSFKNDSITLSWGPIATAVIYTLSIYKFGSSTHLKQNTSSTNWTFSGLDAGSLYAITGHAWDLEGREGEKSLYINQTTRPPTPTAANVSMAMNKSVAGLFVSWDVDQELYGSVQYHVISDQNLTCNSTSSSCTLWVADCGQTHSIQVTASNEAGPSQPSNPVFFTTYPCPPGSLELVESSERNCTLKWKTVLHADSYEAFIKRGDGGEESCNTTTNNCTYRCECGYTYLMSVFALNQAGTSPEGEVFNYTTLPCCPESVSVSAVSTDTLEITWAASRGAELYETRAVDGSDVILCNDTAPVCALSDLSCDGSYSVLVTPCNDISGCNRGCRAHTKDTAPCMPVNLQLTLKNSSAVSVSWTAQNRAATYAARAMGGGGVHNCTSSGSSCNITDLPCGSTYEISVTANSAAGQSLPSYTDVLETAPCCPANLTVVQVTQAMTNVSWSHARGSSSFIISLTSSRGHARCHTQESHCLMGCITCGTNYTVTMATHSQSGHVSNCTYQGFSSSACCPSGVRLYRMDSNSLRVHWRSSGSSHNYVTELLGSSNNYTCTASPGQNSCDIAGVQCGDVYNVVVAPLTPEGSKVQFCAHRLYSVTCSGTFVGTVIFRGKRSVD; from the exons ATGAAGATGCTAATAGTTTTCGTCTTTTTGAGCATTTGCTCACAG GTTGCAGTCACATCAG GAATCCAAGCTTCCATATTCTCAGCAACATCGAAGAGCGTAATTATCAGATGGACAAGGGTGCCCGGAGCCAGCTCATACAAGATAACAGTTGCCACCCAGAGCTCCCCAAACATCCCAGTTGCATTTGTTACCTTTGGTCCAAACACAGTGATGGGTTCTGTAAACTCTCTCTCCCCGGGCGTTGAATATACATTTGAGATTGAAGCACTGGATAATTCTCAAGCACCACTGACAAGCGGCAGTTTGATTTCATCTTCAG CCCCTGCGGTGATGGATCCCATCCAATCAGTGAAGCTAAAAAATAGCCGGACTTTGATGGTGGATTTCAACTTGAAGTCTGGGGCCAGTCAATACATCATAAGAGTCCAGAATGGCAATGGCTTCTTTCGAGAAGACAGAGTCAGCTCTTCCCCTGCAGAGATTCAGTCCCTGGTGCCGTACACAGAGTACACTCTCAGCATCATGGCTGTGAACAGTGGAGGGCGCAGTCAGCCCTCTGCTCCTGTGACTGCAAAGACAG TTTTGCCTCCCATTGAAATCACCAGTTCCTCCTTTAAGAATGACAGCATCACTTTATCCTGGGGCCCCATTGCCACCGCTGTGATATACACACTGTCCATATACAAATTTGGCTCTAGCACCCACTTGAAgcaaaacaccagcagcaccaattGGACCTTCTCTGGCTTGGATGCTGGCTCACTTTATGCCATCACGGGTCACGCCTGGGACCTcgagggcagagagggagagaaaagttTGTACATCAACCAGACAACAC gACCTCCAACACCAACCGCTGCCAATGTCTCCATGGCAATGAACAAGAGTGTAGCTGGGCTCTTTGTATCTTGGGATGTAGACCAAGAGCTGTACGGATCCGTTCAGTACCATGTGATTAGTGACCAGAACCTCACATGTAACTCCACATCCAGCTCCTGTACCCTGTGGGTTGCCGACTGTGGACAAACACACTCTATACAGGTCACTGCCTCAAACGAGGCCggacccagccagccatccaaTCCTGTGTTTTTCACCACCT ACCCTTGCCCTCCAGGCTCCTTAGAGCTGGTGGAGTCATCAGAAAGGAACTGCACCCTTAAATGGAAAACGGTTCTTCACGCTGACAGCTACGAGGCCTTCATTAAGagaggtgatggtggtgaggagaGCTGCAACACCACCACAAACAACTGCACATACCGCTGCGAGTGTGGCTACACCTACCTGATGTCCGTGTTCGCGTTAAACCAGGCTGGTACCAGTCCTGAAGGAGAAGTTTTTAACTATACTACCT TGCCCTGCTGTCCAGAGAGCGTGTCTGTGTCTGCGGTCAGCACCGACACGCTGGAGATCACGTGGGCGGCTTCCCGAGGGGCAGAGCTGTACGAGACTCGAGCTGTGGACGGCTCGGACGTCATCCTTTGTAATGACACAGCGCCCGTGTGTGCCCTCTCTGACCTCAGCTGCGACGGTTCCTACAGCGTGCTGGTGACGCCCTGCAACGACATTAGCGGATGCAACCGAGGATGCAGAGCTCACACcaaagacacag CTCCCTGCATGCCAGTGAATCTACAGCTGACTCTGAAGAACTCCTCCGCTGTCAGTGTCAGCTGGACCGCACAGAACAGGGCTGCTACATACGCAGCCCGTGCAATGGGAGGTGGTGGAGTGCACAACTGCACCTCCTCTGGAAGCAGCTGTAATATCACTGACCTTCCTTGTGGCTCCACTTATGAAATCAGCGTTACGGCAAACAGTGCTGCAGGCCAGAGTTTACCGAGCTACACTGATGTACTGGAAACAG caCCATGCTGCCCAGCGAATCTGACAGTGGTTCAGGTGACTCAGGCGATGACCAATGTCTCGTGGTCCCATGCCAGAGGGTCCAGTTCTTTCATCATTTCTCTGACATCATCCCGTGGACATGCTCGCTGCCACACCCAGGAGTCCCACTGCCTCATGGGATGCATCACCTGTGGCACTAACTACACTGTCACCATGGCGACACACAGCCAGAGTGGGCATGTGTCCAATTGCACCTACCAGGGCTTCTCATCCA gtgccTGCTGTCCTTCGGGTGTCAGGCTCTACAGGATGGACAGTAATTCTCTCCGTGTGCACTGGCGCAGTTCTGGCAGCAGCCACAACTATGTGACAGAGTTGTTGGGCAGCAGCAATAACTACACCTGCACTGCGTCACCTGGACAGAACTCCTGTGACATCGCTGGTGTCCAGTGTGGGGATGTGTATAATGTGGTGGTGGCTCCGCTAACACCAGAAGGCAGCAAAGTCCAGTTCTGTGCGCACAGACTGTACTCAG TTACCTGCTCAGGGACTTTTGTTGGCACAG TGATTTTCAGAGGGAAGCGAAGTGTGGACTAG
- the ankmy1 gene encoding ankyrin repeat and MYND domain-containing protein 1, whose protein sequence is MKTMASQEDEERPPGYDIEEWDDGSIYEGEFRSGLKHGKGKYSWKTGEYYEGCFYKDYCHGEGFYFWPSGHKFTGKFYLNRREGYGHQLFPDGTSFQGLYHLDHRFGPGIMTYPNGQIDVGLWVGKYLHKLCDAAEESFTLENFPEYAAYMDPGAPIQGDLGRDRLLDYSFVPPGIERSSADGDLSLLIPAQRRDLDQVFFGDLWEADHYQGERDPAFSLTLQARVEAHIHKHRLAAEKLSWDVGAVLAPNRKDFGPKGPLEVISEQLIRHAARGDLQTVSKIIRAGLVHPDVADSRGNTALIVATVNRHHDVLQLLLDVGADIDKLNSEGMSALAVCHVLYYPFHCLHAAFTKPPNNTQVLESLSKDENSPDISQVDPSTCEVALSSQSPPSDPTSREISSLASEKQVVQESRKEKRKDYLNTLELLVKRGADPNMSRIPMPVLFLAILACDGEGIKRLLLLGARTDIPLSPERKGLYPLHVAAALPGPAGPEITEMLLHTVQDPDARANDHDEIFELDKVFMKGQKSTSESATLKEGGRTALHVACQRDRDHLNASKIVALLLSHRANANLLWSGHSPLSLAIATGNILAVEALLNGGADPNLPLGPSVGSALCAFANIHYTLNGNKEKLMEMLVKAGADILMPVMVDGVGTAMDYAYYSFNQDLHITCTPFNHLSAQEQDIFRARCRLLCMMRDQMRAAAHSGFGKAFPKFCYYCGRSVSVTLTPCYRCYKVLYCSRPCRLKAWDAIHKKECFRVKAGTRDCVAAVGLSQNGLETSTVIQGDPRENYTFN, encoded by the exons ATGAAAACCATGGCCTctcaggaggatgaggagagaccACCAGGATATGATATTGAGGAATGGGATGACGGATCCATATATGAGGGGGAATTTAGGAGTGGATTGAAACatggaaaaggaaaatattCCTGGAAGACTGGAGAG TACTACGAGGGGTGTTTCTACAAAGACTACTGTCACGGTGAAGGTTTTTACTTCTGGCCCTCAGGCCACAAATTTACAGGTAAGTTCTACCTCAACAGGAGGGAAGGATACGGACATCAACTCTTTCCCGATGGCACCAGCTTTCAG GGGTTGTACCACCTCGACCACAGGTTTGGTCCTGGCATCATGACATATCCAAACGGCCAAATAGATGTGGGTCTTTGGGTCGGGAAATATTTGCACAAGCTCTGTGATGCAGCGGAAGAAAGCTTCACCCTGGAGAACTTTCCTGAATATGCTGCCTACATGGACCCCGGTGCCCCAATTCAG GGGGATTTGGGCAGAGATCGGCTTTTAGATTATTCTTTTGTCCCCCCTGGCATTGAGAGATCCTCAGCAGATGGCGATCTCTCACTTCTAATCCCTGCCCAGAGAAGAGACTTGGATCAAGTGTTTTTTGGTGATCTGTGGGAGGCGGATCATTACCAGGGCGAGCGAGACCCGgccttcagcctgaccctgcAGGCCCGTGTGGAGGctcacatacacaaacacag gCTTGCGGCTGAGAAATTGAGCTGGGATGTCGGAGCTGTTTTGGCTCCGAACAGGAAGGATTTTGGTCCTAAAGGACCTTTGGAAGTCATCTCAGAGCAGCTGATCCGGCATGCCGCCCGTGGTGATCTCCAGACTGTGTCAAAGATCATCCGTGCCGGACTGGTCCACCCCGATGTGGCAGATTCACGAGGAAACACTGCGCTGATTGTTGCCACG GTAAACCGCCATCATGATGTGCTCCAGCTGTTGTTAGACGTGGGGGCCGACATCGACAAGCTGAACAGTGAGGGCATGTCGGCGCTGGCTGTCTGCCATGTGCTCTATTACCCCTTTCATTGTCTACATGCTGCTTTCACTAAACCACCAAACAACACTCAG GTTTTGGAGTCCCTTTCTAAAGATGAAAATAGTCCCGATATCAGCCAAGTGGATCCCTCCACGTGTGAAGTGGCCCTGAGCAGCCAGAGTCCCCCGTCTGACCC GACATCCAGAGAAATATCGTCTCTGGCCTCTGAAAAGCAAGTTGTCCAGGAGtcaagaaaagagaagaggaaggattATTTAAACACCCTGGAGCTGTTGGTGAAACGGGGAGCAGACCCCAACATGTCCAGGATCCCCATGCCTGTCCTCTTTTTAGCCATCCTGGCATGTGATGGCGAGGGCATtaagaggctgctgctgctgggggcccGCACTGACATCCCTCTTTCTCCTGAG AGAAAAGGCCTGTATCCGCTGCACGTGGCTGCAGCACTgccaggtcctgcaggtcctgaaaTCACAGAGATGCTGCTCCACACAGTCCAAGACCCAGACGCACGGGCAAACGACCACGATGAGATCTTTGAACTAGATAAG GTTTTCATGAAAGGCCAAAAGAGCACAAGTGAGAGTGCAACGCTCAAAGAAGGTGGACGCACAGCTCTGCACGTGGCCTGCCAGAGAGACCGCGACCACCTG AACGCTAGTAAGATCGTAGCCCTCCTGCTTTCCCATCGAGCCAACGCAAACCTCCTGTGGAGCGGCCACTCCCCACTTTCCTTGGCTATAGCAACTGGGAATATTCtg GCAGTGGAAGCGCTGTTAAATGGAGGAGCAGATCCCAACCTCCCTCTGGGCCCCAGTGTGGGCAGCGCTCTCTGTGCCTTCGCTAACATCCACTACACTTTAAATGGCAATAAAGAAAAGCTG ATGGAAATGTTGGTTAAAGCTGGTGCTGACATCCTGATGCCAGTTATGGTGGATGGCGTGGGAACGGCAATGGACTACGCATACTACTCCTTCAACCAG GATTTGCACATCACCTGCACACCCTTCAACCATCTGAGCGCCCAGGAGCAGGACATATTCCGAGCAAGGTGTCGGCTGCTGTGCATGATGAGAGATCAGATGAGGGCGGCCGCTCATTCTGGTTTTGGGAAAGCATTTCCAAAGTTCTGCTACTACTGTGGCCGATCTGTGTCGGTGACGCTGACCCCGTGTTACCGCTGCTACAAGGTGCTGTACTGCTCCAGGCCCTGCAGACTGAAGGCATGGGATGCAATACACAAGAAAGAGTGCTTCAGGGTGAAAGCTGGAACACGGGACTGTG TGGCAGCTGTTGGTCTTTCCCAGAATGGCCTGGAAACATCAACAGTCATCCAAGGCGATCCAAGAGAAAACTACACCTTCAACTAA
- the stxbp3 gene encoding syntaxin-binding protein 3, whose product MAAVTDYGLRKVVWKKIKDTIIADCSKSEVWKIMILDPFTTKLLSSCCKMSDLMAEKITIVEDLFKSREPVPEMKAIYFMSPTAKCVESFIADFKTNPKYKAAYVYFTDYCPDDLFNNMKLYCSKYIRVCKEINMNFMPLEAQVFSCDNPGAFKSIYSPKSQDKQKTLEELADQLVTLCATLDEYPGVRYKKESNMENTKIFAELVDKKLARHYELDDSGTKKGKTQAQLLILERGFDPVSPLLHELTYQAMAYDLIDIQNDTYKYKSKDGLEKQAILNEDDMLWVKLRHKHIAEVSEQIPKMVKEISASKKQPDEKITIRNLAQMMKKMPSIRKQLTEKTAHLQLAEDCMQCFSNNVEKLCKAEQDLAVGSDVDGLKVKDPMRTLLPVLLHPYSTQDKIRAVLLYIFSLGGTTDENLSKLIQHVKIEDEREFILNWKELGVPIITAPSFFSRKSSRRDRSQDETYNLSRWTPVIKDVMEDAVENKLDAKDWPHQSECPAAWNGSGAVSARQKSKTTQDERRSGSRLIIFVLGGICFSEMRSAYEVNQAVKSCEVIIGSSHILTPTSLLNDIKALSKGPMETFTIEERSNA is encoded by the exons ATGGCAGCAGTCACAGACTACGGACTAAGAAAAGTAGTTTGGAAAA aaataaaagacacaatTATTGCAGACTGCAGCAAATCAGAAGTATGGAAG ATAATGATTCTGGACCCCTTTACCACCAAGCTTCTGTCATCATGCTGCAAAATGTCCGATCTAATGGCAGAGAAAATAACAA TTGTGGAAGACTTGTTCAAAAGCAGAGAACCTGTACCCGAAATGAAGGCCATTTACTTCATGTCCCCAACTGCTAAG TGTGTGGAGTCCTTTATTGCTGACTTCAAGACCAACCCGAAATATAAAGCGGCCTATGTTTATTTCACTGACT ATTGTCCTGATGACCTTTTCAACAATATGAAGTTGTACTGTTCAAAATACATCCGTGTCTGCAAGGAAATAAACATGAATTTCATGCCACTAGAAGCACAA GTGTTCTCGTGTGATAACCCAGGAGCTTTCAAAAGCATTTACAGTCCCAAGAgtcaagacaaacagaagacacTGGAGGAACTGGCAGACCAACTTGTTACACTTTGTGCAACACTGGACGAGTACCCAGGGGTCAGATACAAGAA AGAGAGCAATATGGAGAATACAAAGATCTTTGCGGAACTAGTGGACAAAAAGCTGGCAAGGCACTATGAGCTCGATGACAGTGGGACAAAAAAG GGAAAGACGCAGGCACAGCTGCTGATATTGGAGAGAGGTTTTGACCCAGTCAGTCCACTCCTGCATGAGCTGACCTACCAGGCCATGGCTTACGACCTCATCGATATCCAGAATGACACCTACAA gtATAAGTCTAAAGATGGCTTGGAGAAGCAGGCTATTCTGAATGAAGATGACATGCTCTGGGTTAAACTGAGGCATAAGCACATTGCTGAGGTTTCAGA ACAAATTCCCAAGATGGTCAAAGAAATATCGGCAAGCAAAAAGCAGCCAGATGAGAAG ATAACAATTCGCAATTTGGCCCAAATGATGAAAAAGATGCCCTCAATCCGTAAACAGCTGACTGAG AAAACGGCCCATCTGCAGCTGGCTGAGGACTGCATGCAATGTTTCTCCAATAATGTGGAGAAACTCTGCAAAGCTGAACAG GACCTGGCAGTGGGCTCAGATGTGGATGGTCTAAAGGTGAAGGATCCCATGAGGACCTTGCTGCCTGTGCTGCTCCACCCCTACAGCACCCAAGACAAGATCAGAGCTGTGCTGCTCTACATTTTCAGCCTTGGAG GAACAACAGATGAGAATTTGAGCAAACTCATCCAGCACGTGAAGATTGAAGATGAGCGAGAGTTCATCCTCAACTGGAAAGAACTGGGAGTCCCAATCATCACAGCA CCGAGTTTCTTCTCACGCAAATCGAGTCGAAGGGATCGTTCCCAGGACGAAACGTACAATCTTTCCAGATGGACACCAGTCATAAAGGATGTAATggag GATGCTGTGGAGAACAAACTAGACGCTAAAGACTGGCCGCACCAGTCGGAGTGTCCTGCAGCCTGGAACGGTTCAGGCGCCGTCAG CGCTCGACAGAAAAGCAAAACAACCCAGGATGAACGCCGGTCAGGCTCCCGCCTCATCATCTTTGTTCTTGGGGGGATCTGCTTCTCTGAGATGCGCTCTGCTTATGAGGTCAACCAGGCCGTAAAATCCTGCGAGGTCATCATCG GGTCTTCACACATTTTGACCCCGACCAGCCTTCTGAATGACATCAAGGCTCTGAGCAAAGGCCCCATGGAGACATTCACAATAGAGGAAAGGAGCAATGCCTGA